The Thermothielavioides terrestris NRRL 8126 chromosome 2, complete sequence genome includes a region encoding these proteins:
- a CDS encoding SWI/SNF complex protein-like protein (Contains conserved domains: cd02336, ZZ_RSC8, Zinc finger. pfam04433, SWIRM domain. smart00291, ZnF_ZZ, CREB-binding protein. COG5259, RSC8, RSC chromatin remodeling complex subunit RSC8. COG5114, Histone acetyltransferase complex SAGA/ADA, subunit ADA2) → MEENSVSYGTPTTGASPGANPILAQPPLPDANDQTEDVQMSEGPAIKQDSTTPAPGAISDNPLDAPEGPPAEVAAGEDEEMGDAPKNESAQADGAGQTEAAGEAKTKEFVENAAREHLISQTHAIVLPSYSTWFDMNTIHNIERKALPEFFNNRNRSKTPAVYKDYRDFMINAYRLNPVEYLTVTACRRNLAGDVCAIMRVHAFLEQWGLINYQVDADQRPSHVGPPFTGHFKIICDTPRGLQPWQPAADPVVTEGRPNKDTDAKASATPVPKGDLNLEIGRNIYEANAKNNKLNKGDSKTNGEAPTTNGVSGTDELPKAPIVKVNCFNCGTDCTRIYYHSSQSDPNSKVKYDLCPSCYLEGRLPGNQTSAHYTRMENPTYSSILDRDAPWSDAEILRLLEALERYDEDWGEIAEYVGTRTREECVLQFLQLDIEDKYLQSESLDAPIGLQMLGSHGGQLPFSQTDNPVMSVVGFLASLADPASTAAAANKSAEILKQNLRNKLEGGAQGEAGQTEGKGKEKAGGDAMDVDGRHEATTASTLANIPLASMGARAGGLASHEEREMTRLVSAAVNVMLEKMELKLKYFNEMEAILQAERRELERARQQLFLDRLAFKRRVREVQEGLRQAASVGGEQGMRMAQELMTDGSQRMTFHAPPAPGAVQPLSAEGQIKSYEA, encoded by the exons ATGGAGGAGAATTCGGTCAGCTACGGCACTCCCACAACTGGCGCATCGCCGGGCGCCAACCCAATTCTGGCGCAGCCCCCTCTTCCTGATGCCAACGACCAGACTGAAG ATGTGCAGATGAGTGAGGGACCCGCAATCAAGCAGGATAGCACTACACCCGCTCCTGGCGCGATATCGGACAATCCCCTCGACGCGCCCGAGGGCCCTCCTGCagaggtggcggcgggcgaagacgaggaaATGGGCGACGCGCCCAAAAATGAATCGGCGCAGGCTGATGGCGCCGGTCAGACTGAAGCCGCAGGCGAGGCCAAGACAAAGGAGTTTGTTGAAAATGCTGCGAGAGAACACCTGATTTCTCAGACCCATGCGATCGTGCTCCCCAGCTACAGCACTTGGTTCGACATGAACACGATCCACAACATTGAGCGGAAAGCACTGCCCGAGTTCTTCAACAACCGGAACCGAAGCAAGACTCCGGCCGTGTACAAGGACTACCGCGACTTCATGATCAACGCCTACCGGCTGAACCCGGTGGAGTATCTCACCGTCACCGCCTGTCGTCGCAACCTGGCCGGCGATGTCTGCGCTATCATGCGAGTGCACGCTTTCCTCGAGCAGTGGGGTCTCATCAATTACCAG GTCGATGCTGATCAGCGGCCATCTCACGTTGGCCCACCCTTCACCGGTCACTTCAAGATCATTTGCGACACGCCCCGTGGCCTTCAACCCTGGCAGCCGGCAGCCGACCCTGTCGTCACTGAGGGAAGGCCAAACAAGGATACGGATGCCAAGGCCTCCGCGACGCCCGTACCCAAGGGCGATCTCAACCTGGAAATCGGTCGCAACATTTACGAAGCCAACGCCAAGAACAACAAGTTGAACAAGGGAGACAGCAAGACCAACGGTGAAGCGCCGACAACTAATGGTGTGTCCGGCACCGATGAACTCCCCAAGGCTCCGATCGTGAAGGTCAACTGCTTCAACTGCGGCACCGACTGCACGCGCATCTACTACCACAGCTCGCAATCCGACCCGAACTCCAAGGTCAAGTACGACCTGTGCCCGAGCTGTTACCTCGAAGGTCGCCTGCCTGGCAACCAGACCAGCGCCCACTACACGCGCATGGAGAACCCCACCTACTCGTCCATCCTCGACCGGGACGCACCATGGAGCGATGCAGAGATCCTACGGCTGCTTGAGGCACTCGAGCGCTACGATGAGGACTGGGGCGAGATCGCCGAGTATGTGGGGACCCGGACGCGCGAGGAGTGCGTGCTGCAATTCCTGCAGCTCGACATTGAGGATAAATATCTGCAGTCAGAGAGCTTGGACGCACCAATTGGCCTCCAGATGCTTGGCAgccacggcggccagctcccATTCAGCCAGACTGACAACCCCGTCATGTCGGTTGTCGGCTTCCTCGCCAGCCTCGCGGACCCCGCCAGCACGGCAGCCGCTGCCAACAAGTCGGCCGAGATTCTCAAGCAGAATCTCCGGAACAAactcgagggcggcgcgcaaGGAGAGGCAGGACAGACCGaaggcaagggcaaggagaaggcgggTGGTGACGCGATGGACGTCGATGGGAGGCATGAGGCCACCACGGCGTCCACGCTGGCGAACATCCCCCTCGCGTCCATGGGCGCCAgagccggcggcctcgcctCCCACGAGGAGCGCGAAATGACGCGGCTCGTGTCGGCGGCCGTGAACGTCATGCTCGAGAAGATGGAGCTGAAGCTCAAGTACTTCAACGAGATGGAGGCGATCCTGCAGGCCGAGCGccgcgagctggagcgcgcccggcagcagctgtTCCTCGACCGGCTGGCGTTCAAGCGCCGCGTGCGCGAGGTGCAGGAGGGGCTGAGGCAGGCCGCgtcggtcggcggcgagcagggcaTGCGCATGGCGCAGGAGCTCATGACGGACGGCAGCCAGCGCATGACCTTCcacgcgccgcccgcccccggGGCCGTGCAGCCGCTCAGTGCGGAGGGCCAGATCAAGAGCTACGAGGCTTAG